From the Deltaproteobacteria bacterium genome, one window contains:
- a CDS encoding Rne/Rng family ribonuclease — MSNELIMNITPGETRIARLEEGQLAELYVERAGEQQIAGNIYKGRITRVLPGMQAAFVDIGLEKAAFLYVSDVVPDLFEEEDDEEEENGGASGESAAPEERRPPQRGRRRYRGPLPRIEELVREGQSIVVQVAKDPIRTKGARVTCHISLPGRYVVSMPTVDHVGVSRRLGSHQERMRLKQIISANRPQRGGFIARTISAGAAEEALASDMKRLKDIWEEISAKQEKAQPPALIYNDLSLVLRSVRDLMSPDIDRLAIDSEEEYQEVLKFMEQFMPDLANRVELYNSEAPLFDVYGVETEINRALGKKVWLKSGGYLIIDRSEALTAIDINTGRFVGRHDFEETILQTNLEAAHEIAYQLRLRNIGGIIIIDFIDMERFPNRQKVYYTLKDALRKDKVRTTISKISELGLVEMTRKRTRDSLTEMLSETCIYCHGKGHIKTPQTVAFEIFRDLKRTFHHINGRSIVVRVNPRVAQVLFHEARERLDGMEKRFQKRILVETEETYHLEKFEITTRG, encoded by the coding sequence ATGTCGAATGAACTCATCATGAATATTACCCCCGGCGAGACGCGGATTGCGCGTCTCGAAGAGGGGCAGTTGGCCGAACTCTATGTCGAGCGGGCCGGCGAACAGCAGATTGCCGGGAACATCTACAAGGGGCGCATCACCCGCGTCCTTCCCGGCATGCAGGCGGCCTTTGTGGATATCGGCCTGGAAAAGGCGGCGTTTTTGTACGTCAGCGACGTAGTCCCAGACCTCTTCGAGGAAGAGGATGACGAGGAGGAGGAAAACGGCGGCGCCAGTGGAGAATCGGCCGCCCCGGAGGAACGGAGACCTCCCCAGCGCGGCCGTCGGCGTTATAGAGGGCCACTCCCCAGAATTGAAGAGCTGGTCCGCGAGGGGCAGTCGATTGTGGTGCAGGTGGCCAAGGATCCCATCCGCACCAAGGGGGCGCGGGTGACCTGCCACATTTCGCTTCCCGGGCGCTATGTGGTTTCGATGCCCACCGTCGATCATGTGGGGGTGTCGCGCCGTCTCGGTTCCCATCAGGAGCGGATGAGGCTCAAACAGATTATCTCGGCCAACCGGCCTCAACGGGGAGGGTTCATCGCCAGAACCATCAGCGCGGGGGCGGCTGAAGAGGCGCTGGCCTCCGACATGAAGCGGCTGAAGGATATCTGGGAGGAAATTTCGGCCAAACAGGAAAAGGCCCAGCCGCCGGCGCTTATTTACAACGATTTGTCGCTGGTGCTTCGTTCGGTGCGCGACCTGATGAGCCCCGATATCGACCGGCTGGCGATCGACTCGGAAGAGGAATACCAGGAGGTGCTCAAATTCATGGAACAGTTTATGCCCGATCTGGCCAACCGGGTGGAGCTCTACAACAGCGAGGCCCCTCTTTTTGATGTTTATGGGGTCGAGACCGAAATCAACCGGGCGCTCGGCAAAAAGGTCTGGCTCAAGTCGGGGGGCTACCTCATCATCGACCGGAGCGAGGCGCTGACGGCCATCGATATCAACACCGGCCGGTTTGTGGGGCGCCACGATTTTGAGGAAACCATTCTTCAGACCAACCTCGAAGCGGCCCACGAGATTGCCTATCAGCTTCGCCTGCGAAACATCGGCGGCATCATCATCATCGACTTTATCGACATGGAGCGGTTTCCCAACCGGCAGAAGGTTTACTACACCCTCAAGGACGCGCTTCGCAAAGACAAGGTTCGCACCACCATTTCCAAAATTTCCGAGCTGGGGCTGGTGGAAATGACGCGCAAGAGGACCCGCGATTCGCTGACGGAGATGCTCTCGGAGACCTGCATTTATTGCCACGGCAAGGGGCACATCAAGACGCCGCAAACGGTGGCCTTTGAAATCTTCCGCGATCTTAAACGGACCTTTCATCACATCAATGGCCGGTCGATTGTTGTCCGCGTGAACCCCCGCGTGGCGCAGGTTCTCTTCCACGAGGCGAGAGAGCGGCTGGACGGAATGGAAAAGCGCTTCCAAAAGCGGATTCTGGTGGAGACGGAAGAGACCTATCATCTGGAGAAATTTGAAATTACGACGAGGGGGTAG
- a CDS encoding sulfatase-like hydrolase/transferase: MPIKQYQSTAVSTGVIFAGSHFLFSCLIQLENYFFYVADLKNAWREALLFLVTLPFFQFENIAVFAVLASACMLILKIRGTLVRAALLGLWMVLNLYLIFDQVGYSLFLDHLQPGLEEGKISGLSFFVDSFLKEITPLSYVNIAIILIALRWLYRRLFQTAQPANGNSPHPHRTIFIVAMLAYLSLNYAAWLKFQNYNLEHYPLFSLIHSLIKGQSAPTFPQQILTDYGLPQMGTVFESPGDPMVLSALEKQILETHRKPNIIFIVLESVGSKQLFTGDGTFNASITPNLNGMGDHMVIFDSLYSIYPATVRTHLAMNTGGEAITWGSVYEELDFPYFGETLKSYFKKQNYQTGLVSSGFLDPENMGSFFKLLEYDYFYDPASETARVKYKEQLNSWGLREEYAVNKALAWIDRVTGTESPFFLQLLTSCAHHPYAAPSDFKAPLAGNNRKSRYLNSVFYSDYAIGLLVDALQKKGLLENTLLFITGDHGESFEEWHRGNLFHKLRLYEENVKTFLIAFDAKNIRQKYVSHRVGSVGDMAATLSALVVADGPASFSGRDLFAETFPPQIVFFHKNTLPEAWGLRDGEWKFIVNKTGKKTAELFDLRTDPDEQNNLIERHPGIVPLYDKMIGSWYIATDKKFTGQLKGYTPTGGNDFGEVDVTVPGPKVLAIGYRDASDRFHESYQLNPYQRPNAKIKLVKGGADKIFTLVWISPSGKQLVKDHKIISNWGTFQTRYRSFSLPLEEGSWKLVLKDGDREVLSKTFEVNRRNGKR, encoded by the coding sequence ATGCCGATCAAGCAATATCAATCAACCGCCGTTTCTACCGGCGTTATTTTTGCCGGGAGCCACTTTCTTTTTTCCTGTCTCATTCAGCTCGAAAATTATTTCTTTTATGTCGCCGACCTGAAAAACGCCTGGCGGGAGGCCCTGTTGTTTCTGGTTACCCTCCCTTTTTTTCAGTTTGAAAATATCGCCGTCTTTGCGGTTCTTGCATCTGCATGCATGCTTATCCTGAAGATCCGCGGAACACTTGTCAGAGCGGCGTTGCTCGGCTTATGGATGGTTCTCAATCTTTATCTGATTTTCGACCAGGTGGGCTACTCCCTGTTTCTGGATCATCTTCAGCCCGGATTGGAGGAGGGAAAAATCAGCGGATTGTCTTTTTTTGTCGATTCCTTCCTCAAGGAAATAACACCCCTCTCCTATGTAAATATCGCGATTATCCTGATCGCTCTGCGGTGGCTATACCGGCGCCTGTTTCAAACAGCGCAACCGGCAAACGGTAACTCCCCCCATCCCCACCGCACCATCTTTATCGTCGCCATGCTCGCCTATCTCTCGCTTAATTATGCCGCGTGGCTTAAATTTCAGAACTACAATCTGGAACATTACCCTCTCTTCAGCCTCATCCATAGCCTGATCAAAGGGCAATCGGCGCCAACATTCCCACAACAGATACTGACCGATTATGGGCTCCCTCAAATGGGCACTGTATTCGAATCCCCCGGTGATCCGATGGTTTTAAGCGCCCTTGAAAAACAAATCCTTGAAACCCATCGCAAACCCAACATCATTTTCATTGTCCTGGAATCGGTCGGCTCGAAACAGCTTTTTACCGGCGATGGAACTTTTAATGCCTCCATAACCCCCAACTTGAACGGAATGGGCGACCACATGGTTATTTTCGATTCGCTCTATTCCATTTATCCGGCAACTGTCCGCACCCATCTGGCCATGAATACGGGAGGAGAGGCAATTACCTGGGGCAGTGTTTACGAAGAACTCGACTTTCCCTATTTTGGGGAAACGCTTAAAAGCTATTTTAAAAAGCAAAACTATCAGACCGGCCTTGTCTCTTCGGGCTTTTTGGATCCTGAAAATATGGGATCTTTTTTCAAACTGCTGGAGTACGACTATTTTTATGATCCGGCAAGCGAAACGGCGCGGGTTAAATATAAGGAACAGTTGAATTCGTGGGGGCTACGGGAAGAATATGCCGTCAATAAGGCGCTTGCCTGGATTGACAGGGTGACGGGGACCGAATCGCCGTTTTTCCTTCAGCTACTGACCAGTTGCGCCCATCATCCGTACGCGGCACCTTCGGACTTTAAAGCCCCATTGGCGGGGAACAACAGGAAATCACGCTATCTCAACTCGGTATTCTACAGCGATTACGCCATCGGTCTTCTTGTCGATGCCCTGCAAAAAAAAGGCCTGCTGGAGAATACCCTCCTGTTCATTACTGGCGACCATGGCGAGTCGTTTGAGGAGTGGCACAGGGGTAATCTGTTTCATAAACTAAGACTCTACGAGGAAAATGTTAAAACGTTTCTTATTGCTTTTGATGCGAAAAACATTCGGCAAAAATATGTTTCGCATCGCGTGGGTTCCGTGGGGGATATGGCGGCCACCCTTTCCGCCCTGGTCGTAGCTGATGGGCCCGCCTCTTTTTCGGGGCGCGATTTATTTGCCGAAACATTTCCCCCTCAAATTGTTTTTTTCCATAAAAATACCCTGCCGGAGGCTTGGGGGCTCCGTGACGGGGAGTGGAAATTTATTGTCAACAAAACGGGCAAAAAAACAGCGGAGCTCTTCGATTTACGGACGGACCCCGACGAACAGAATAACCTGATTGAACGGCATCCCGGTATTGTCCCCCTTTACGATAAAATGATCGGAAGTTGGTATATTGCGACAGACAAGAAATTTACCGGTCAATTGAAAGGATATACCCCAACAGGGGGAAACGATTTTGGGGAGGTCGATGTAACGGTTCCCGGCCCCAAGGTCCTTGCCATCGGATATCGTGATGCCTCGGACCGGTTTCATGAATCGTATCAACTCAACCCCTACCAACGGCCGAACGCAAAAATCAAACTGGTCAAGGGCGGTGCCGATAAGATTTTTACTCTTGTCTGGATCTCCCCGTCGGGGAAACAGCTGGTTAAAGACCACAAAATCATTTCGAATTGGGGCACCTTTCAGACCCGGTATCGGTCTTTTTCTCTTCCGCTGGAGGAGGGGAGCTGGAAACTGGTCCTCAAAGATGGAGATCGCGAAGTGTTGTCAAAAACTTTCGAGGTAAACCGCCGCAATGGAAAACGATAG